In Niallia sp. FSL W8-0635, one genomic interval encodes:
- the parC gene encoding DNA topoisomerase IV subunit A, which produces MSSLEHYRDLPLEDVIGDRFGRYSKYIIQERALPDARDGLKPVQRRILYAMHVEGNTHDKHFRKSAKTVGNVIGNYHPHGDSSVYDAMVRMSQEWKVRNVLIEMHGNNGSIDGDPPAAMRYTEARLSAISAELLRDIEKRTVDFIPNFDDTSNEPTVLPAKFPNLLVNGSTGISAGYATDIPPHHLGEVIDGVIERMDSPNCTVEDIMKHIKGPDFPTGGIIQGVEGIKKAYETGKGKIIVRGKTEIETLRGGKQQIVITEVPYELNKSNLVKKIDELRLDRKVEGIAEVRDETDRTGLRIVIELKKEVDANGILNFLFKNTDLQITYSFNMVAIHNKRPKLMGIIALLDAYIEHQKETIKRRTEFDLEKAKDRQHIVDGLIKALSILDEVIATIRASKDKRDAKNNLIAAYQFTEPQAEAIVSLQLYRLTNTDITALQAEAAELAEKIEEWTAILASEKKLLSVIKKELKDVKKRFISERRTLIQDEIEEIKINLEVLVASEDVIVTVTKDGYIKRTSQRSYAASNGQDFGMKDTDRILAKIDVNTTEVVLLFTDKGNYLYLPVHELPDIRWKDLGQHISNIIPIDRDESIIKAMPIKDFEQSQYLVFFTKNGMAKKTELINYKAQRYSKPLVAINLKGDDKVVDVHLTNGKQEVLIATHIGYSLRFHEEEINIVGARAAGVKGINLKDNDYVVAGKVIANPQEEAVVIITQRGSIKKMKLSEFEFSGRAKRGLIMLRELKANPHRVVGMTVVESKDTVYIQTEKGEIESVKVADLRFNDRYSNGSFVIDETEAGKIVELWEEKVAHEEA; this is translated from the coding sequence ATGAGTTCATTAGAACATTATCGTGATTTACCCTTAGAAGATGTTATCGGTGACCGTTTTGGAAGGTATAGTAAATACATCATTCAAGAGCGTGCACTTCCTGATGCAAGGGATGGATTAAAGCCTGTACAGCGCCGTATCCTTTATGCCATGCATGTAGAAGGTAATACACATGATAAACATTTTCGAAAATCAGCTAAAACAGTCGGTAACGTAATTGGTAATTATCATCCACATGGAGATTCTTCTGTCTATGACGCCATGGTACGGATGAGTCAGGAATGGAAGGTTCGAAATGTCTTAATTGAAATGCACGGAAATAACGGAAGCATTGACGGAGATCCACCAGCTGCAATGCGTTATACAGAGGCAAGACTGTCTGCTATTTCTGCTGAATTATTACGTGACATTGAAAAAAGAACGGTTGATTTCATTCCAAACTTTGATGATACATCCAACGAACCAACCGTTCTGCCAGCAAAATTCCCGAACCTTCTAGTGAATGGTTCAACTGGTATCTCAGCTGGATACGCAACAGATATTCCTCCCCATCATTTAGGGGAAGTGATCGATGGAGTTATTGAGCGAATGGATTCGCCAAATTGTACGGTTGAAGACATTATGAAGCATATTAAAGGCCCAGATTTCCCAACAGGCGGTATTATTCAAGGGGTAGAAGGCATTAAAAAAGCCTATGAAACCGGTAAAGGGAAAATAATTGTTCGCGGGAAAACGGAAATTGAAACATTACGAGGCGGCAAACAGCAAATCGTTATTACAGAAGTTCCATATGAGTTAAATAAGAGTAATCTCGTTAAAAAAATTGACGAATTGCGATTAGATCGAAAAGTAGAAGGAATTGCTGAAGTAAGAGATGAAACAGATCGTACAGGGTTACGTATTGTTATTGAGCTGAAGAAAGAAGTAGATGCAAACGGAATCTTAAATTTCTTATTTAAAAATACCGATTTACAGATAACATATAGCTTTAATATGGTTGCGATTCATAATAAGCGTCCGAAACTAATGGGGATTATTGCTTTACTTGATGCGTATATTGAACATCAAAAAGAGACGATCAAACGCCGAACTGAGTTTGATCTAGAAAAAGCAAAGGATCGACAGCATATTGTAGACGGTTTAATAAAAGCACTTTCGATATTGGATGAAGTAATCGCAACAATTCGTGCTTCCAAAGATAAACGAGATGCGAAAAATAACTTAATTGCTGCTTATCAATTTACAGAACCACAAGCAGAAGCAATCGTTTCGTTACAGTTATATCGCTTAACAAATACAGATATAACCGCTCTTCAAGCAGAGGCTGCAGAGTTAGCTGAAAAAATTGAAGAATGGACGGCAATTCTTGCAAGTGAGAAGAAATTGCTTTCGGTTATCAAAAAAGAACTAAAAGACGTTAAAAAACGTTTTATTAGTGAAAGACGTACATTGATTCAAGATGAAATTGAAGAAATCAAAATTAATCTTGAAGTATTAGTGGCAAGTGAAGATGTTATTGTAACAGTAACAAAAGATGGCTATATAAAACGTACTAGTCAACGTTCTTACGCAGCTAGCAATGGTCAAGATTTCGGAATGAAGGATACAGATAGGATACTTGCTAAAATCGATGTGAACACTACCGAAGTAGTATTATTATTCACGGATAAAGGAAACTATTTATATTTACCTGTCCATGAATTACCGGATATACGTTGGAAGGATTTAGGACAGCATATTTCTAATATTATTCCAATTGATCGAGATGAATCAATTATTAAAGCTATGCCAATTAAGGACTTCGAACAATCTCAATATCTCGTTTTCTTTACGAAAAATGGAATGGCCAAGAAAACAGAATTGATTAATTATAAAGCACAGCGTTACTCGAAACCATTAGTTGCAATTAATCTTAAAGGTGATGATAAAGTAGTTGATGTTCACCTAACAAATGGAAAGCAAGAAGTGTTAATCGCAACTCATATTGGTTATTCCTTACGATTCCATGAAGAAGAAATCAATATAGTTGGTGCTCGTGCCGCTGGTGTCAAAGGCATAAATTTAAAAGATAATGATTATGTCGTAGCCGGAAAAGTAATTGCGAATCCGCAAGAAGAAGCCGTTGTTATCATTACACAGCGTGGCTCTATCAAGAAAATGAAGCTTTCTGAATTTGAATTTTCTGGAAGAGCAAAACGAGGTTTAATTATGCTTCGCGAATTAAAAGCGAATCCTCATCGTGTTGTTGGAATGACTGTAGTCGAATCAAAAGATACAGTATATATTCAGACCGAAAAAGGAGAGATTGAATCTGTGAAAGTTGCAGACCTCCGCTTTAATGATCGCTATTCAAATGGTTCCTTTGTTATCGATGAAACAGAGGCAGGTAAGATTGTAGAATTGTGGGAAGAAAAAGTCGCCCATGAAGAAGCGTAA
- the parE gene encoding DNA topoisomerase IV subunit B, translating to MAKNQQAFEYNDDAIQVLEGLEAVRKRPGMYIGSTDSRGLHHLVYEIVDNAVDEALAGFGDTILVKIHRDNSISVKDRGRGMPTGMHKIGKPTPEVIFTILHAGGKFGQGGYKTSGGLHGVGASVVNALSEWVVVKIKRDGFVYEQRFENGGKPVTTLEKIGKTNQTGTTIHFKPDPTIFSTTTYNYETLCERLRESAFLLKGLRIEIMDERNNEQSVFHYENGIEAFVEYLNEEKDSLHPVVSLEGESNGIEVEYAFQFNDGYSENVLSFVNNVRTKDGGTHEAGAKTAMTRMFNEYARKVSLLKEKDKNLDGSDIREGLSAIVSVRVPEDLLQFEGQTKGKLGTSEARSAVDAVVSEHLAYFFEENPEVSSLLIKKSIKAAQAREAARKAREEARSGKKRKRGEAVLSGKLTPAQSKNPQKNELYLVEGDSAGGSAKQGRDRRFQAVLPLRGKVINTEKAKLADIFKNEEINTIIHAIGAGVGADFKVEDTNYDKVIIMTDADTDGAHIQVLLLTFFYRYMKPLVEAGKVYIALPPLYKVSKGTGKKEVIEYSWSDDDLQDAIKKIGKGYILQRYKGLGEMNADQLWETTMNPETRTLIRVKIDDLARAERRVTTLMGDKVEPRRKWIESNVAFGLEEEGNILENENITVAEEGSQS from the coding sequence GTGGCAAAGAATCAGCAAGCATTCGAATATAATGATGATGCCATTCAAGTATTAGAAGGATTAGAAGCTGTTAGGAAACGTCCCGGGATGTATATTGGGAGTACAGATTCTAGAGGTTTGCATCATCTAGTATATGAAATTGTAGATAACGCAGTCGATGAAGCACTGGCTGGATTTGGAGATACTATCCTTGTAAAAATCCATCGTGACAATTCCATAAGTGTCAAGGATAGAGGACGTGGAATGCCAACTGGAATGCATAAGATTGGAAAGCCGACTCCTGAAGTTATCTTTACCATTCTTCATGCTGGAGGAAAATTTGGACAAGGTGGCTACAAAACAAGTGGTGGACTGCATGGTGTAGGTGCTTCTGTAGTTAACGCGTTATCAGAATGGGTTGTTGTAAAAATTAAGCGTGATGGCTTTGTTTACGAACAACGTTTTGAAAACGGCGGTAAACCTGTCACAACGTTAGAAAAAATCGGAAAAACAAATCAAACTGGAACAACGATACACTTTAAGCCAGACCCAACGATTTTTTCAACGACTACGTATAATTATGAAACGCTTTGTGAGCGATTAAGAGAATCTGCCTTTTTATTAAAAGGATTGCGCATTGAAATTATGGATGAGAGAAATAATGAGCAAAGTGTTTTCCATTATGAAAATGGGATTGAAGCTTTTGTTGAATACTTAAACGAAGAGAAGGATTCCCTACATCCAGTAGTTAGTCTAGAGGGAGAGAGCAATGGAATTGAAGTAGAATATGCCTTTCAATTCAACGATGGATATTCAGAAAATGTCCTCTCATTTGTTAATAATGTCCGCACAAAAGATGGCGGTACTCATGAAGCTGGCGCGAAAACAGCAATGACTCGTATGTTCAATGAATATGCGCGTAAAGTCAGTCTCTTAAAAGAAAAAGATAAAAACTTAGATGGTTCAGATATACGGGAAGGCCTGTCTGCGATAGTCTCTGTTCGAGTACCGGAAGACTTATTGCAATTCGAGGGACAAACTAAGGGTAAATTAGGTACGAGTGAAGCACGGTCAGCTGTTGATGCAGTTGTATCGGAGCATTTAGCTTATTTCTTCGAGGAAAATCCTGAAGTTAGTTCCCTTTTAATAAAAAAATCAATTAAAGCAGCTCAAGCAAGAGAAGCTGCTCGAAAAGCGAGAGAAGAAGCAAGAAGCGGCAAAAAGCGTAAACGAGGTGAAGCTGTTCTTTCTGGTAAACTTACACCTGCTCAGTCGAAAAATCCTCAGAAAAACGAACTTTATTTAGTGGAAGGGGATTCAGCTGGAGGATCTGCAAAACAAGGAAGAGACCGACGTTTCCAAGCAGTATTGCCTCTTCGTGGGAAAGTTATTAATACAGAAAAAGCAAAGCTTGCAGATATCTTTAAAAATGAAGAGATAAATACGATTATTCATGCAATCGGTGCAGGTGTTGGAGCGGACTTTAAGGTAGAAGATACTAATTATGATAAAGTCATTATCATGACGGATGCTGATACAGATGGAGCTCATATTCAAGTACTGTTACTAACATTTTTCTACCGTTATATGAAACCACTTGTAGAGGCTGGTAAAGTATATATTGCCCTACCGCCTTTATACAAAGTAAGCAAAGGTACTGGAAAAAAAGAAGTCATCGAATACTCATGGAGTGATGATGACCTGCAAGATGCGATTAAGAAAATCGGTAAAGGCTATATCCTGCAACGATATAAAGGTCTAGGCGAGATGAATGCAGATCAATTATGGGAAACAACAATGAATCCAGAAACGAGAACATTAATCCGTGTAAAAATTGATGACCTTGCACGTGCAGAACGTCGTGTAACAACATTAATGGGAGATAAAGTAGAACCTCGCAGAAAATGGATCGAATCAAATGTTGCGTTCGGATTAGAAGAAGAAGGTAATATTCTAGAAAATGAAAATATAACGGTCGCAGAGGAGGGAAGTCAATCATGA